The segment TTTCTGGATTACATCGCCACAGGAAAGCTGAACCCGGATCAGGTGGAAGCCGTTGTGAAGGGAATTGCTGCCGGTTGCCGACAAGCCGGTTGTGCCTTGATCGGGGGAGAAACGGCAGAAATGCCCGGAATGTATCCTGTCGGGGAGTATGATGTGGCCGGTTTTGGTGTGGGAGCCGTGGAGCGGGATCAGGTGATTACGGGAGAACGGATTCAACCGGGGGATGTGATTATCGGTTTGGCTTCCAACGGTTTACACAGTAATGGCTATTCCCTTGTCCGCCATGTTTTAGTGGATGGGCAGGAGGAAAGGCTGTCACAGCAAGTTCCCTGGGGCCCATTTACCTGGGGGGATGTGTTGCTGGCCCCCACTCGCATTTATGTTCCGACATATAGAGCCTTGATGCACCATTTTGATGTAAAAGGTGGAGCCCATATTACCGGTGGCGGATTAGTGGAAAATGTTCCCCGGATGCTCCCGGAAGGGTGTCAAGTGGAACTGGATCTGGATTCCTGGCCTGTTCCGGAGCTGTTCCGCCATTTGGGCGAAATGGGTCAGCTGACAGATGAGGATTTGTTTCGTACTTTCAATATGGGAATCGGTATGACTCTCTATCTGCCGCCGGAGCAGGCGGAAGCTGCTGCGGAGTTGGCGGAGGAAATGGGAGAGAAGGCTTACTTGATCGGACGTGTTGTGGAAGGTAAAGGCGATTTGGTTTGGAGGAGGAAGGGTTCATGAGTATTGCTGTTTTTGCATCAGGAGATGGAAGCAACTTTGAAGCATTGGTGGAACGGTCCCGGAACCTTCAATGGCCACAGTCCATCACTCTGTTGGTGACGGATAAAGCAGATGCCGGAGCACTGGACAGGGCCCGAAAGTTGGGGATTTCCGCAGTTACAATTCGGCCACAAGATTATGAAAGCAAGGAGGCCTATGAATCGGTACTGTTGTCCCTTCTGCGGGAAAATGGCATTGAATGGATTCTGCTAGCCGGTTTTATGCGGATACTGGGCCCTGTCTTATTAAAGGCTTATCCTTGGCGGATCTTGAATGTCCACCCGTCTCTCCTTCCTGCTTTCAGGGGAAAGAATGCTTTGGAACAGGCCCTGGCTTACGGTGTTCGTTGGAGTGGAGTTACCGTGCACTGGGTGGATGAAGGAGTGGACACCGGTCCCATTATCGATCAGAAGCCCATCTTGGTGGAACCGAATGACACAGTGGAAACTTTGCAAAGGAAGGCTCAGTTTGTAGAGCATAATCTGTATCCCGCCGTTGTTTATAAATTGTTGACGGGGAAGATACAACCGCCACAGGGAACACCGGCTGACTGACGACGAAACAAGGAGGAATATTTCATTGAACCGTATTCGACGTGCGCTGATCAGTGTATCCGACAAAAGTGGCATCCTGGAACTAGCCCGTCAACTGTCAAAGCAGGGCGTGGAGATTGTTTCCACGGGGGGGACTCGACGGAAACTGACAGAGGGTGGCGTTCCGGTAATCGGGGTCTCTGAATTGACGGGATTTCCGGAGATTCTGGATGGGCGGGTGAAAACCCTGCATCCCCGTGTTCATGCAGGCTTGTTGGCACAACGGGATTCAGAAGATCATACACGCCAGTTACAGGAACATCAGATTTCCTTGTTTGACCTGGTTGTGGTCAATCTGTATCCCTTTGAACAAACCGTGACAAAGGGAAATGTCACGATGGAAGAGGCAGTTGAAAATATAGACATTGGGGGCCCCTCCATGGTACGGGCTGCTGCCAAAAATCATCGTTATGTCACAGTTTTAGTGGATCCTCGTGATTATGCCGATGTAATGAAGCAGGCGGAGACAGGGGGAGTAACGGCGGAAACCCGTCGAAAATTGGCAGCCAAGGCTTTTCGCCACACTGCTGCATATGACACCTGGATTGCCCGTTATCTCAGCGAACAGACAGGGGAGGAATATCCTGAAAAACTAACGGTTACCTACGAAAAAGTACAAGATCTTCGCTATGGAGAAAATCCTCATCAAACTGCTGCATTTTATCGCCAGCCTCAAGATAATCAGGTATCCGTGGCGACTGCAAAGCAGTTACATGGTAAAGAGCTTTCCTATAACAACATCCATGATGCCAATGCTGCGTTGGAAATCCTGGCGGAGTTCGACGAACCGGCGGCAGTGGCAGTGAAGCATGTAAATCCCTGTGGAGTCGGTGTGGGGAAAGATAGTGCGGAAGCCTTCCGGAAAGCCCATGATGCGGATCCAGTTTCCATCTTCGGTGGGATTGTAGCTTTCAATCAGATTGTGGACCGGGATACTGCTTTGCAATTAAAGGAAATATTTTTGGAAATTGTGCTGGCTCCGGCTTTTTCCGATGAGGCCCTGGATATTCTGAAGGAGAAGAAAAATATTCGACTCCTGCAGACAAGGACAGGAAATAAAGATGAAAATCATGATTGGAAGCTGTTGACCGTACAAGGTGGACTGCTGGTACAGACAAGGGACCGAAAACAGACGGTCCGGGAAGAATGTGAAGTTGTTACCCGTCGCAAACCTTCAGAAGCGGAATGGGCAGAGCTTCTGTTTGCCTGGAAAGTGGTAAAACACGTCAAATCCAACGGAATTGTCCTGGCAAGGGACGGTTGTACCGTTGGTGTCGGAGCGGGTCAGATGAATCGGGTGGGATCTGCCAGGATCGCCATTCAACAGGCGGGTAATCAGGCAGATGGGTCGGTACTCTCCTCCGATGCCTTCTTTCCCATGAAGGATACCGTGGAAGAAGCGGCAAAGGCGGGGATTACCGCTATCATCCAACCAGGGGGGTCTGTCCGGGATCAGGAATCCATTGAAGAAGCAGATCGGTACGGAATCGCCATGGTGTTTACCGGGATCCGTCACTTCAAACATTAACAGATCCGAAGGACCAGCGTATATATAAAGGACCGGAGTGTAAGGGGGGTCCGCCTTGTTTGTAATTCGCTGGTCTGTCCTTCTGGTAGGGATCACCTTATCTGTTTTGTGGTTAATCGATACGCTATCGTGGTATAAGCTGTCTTCCTGGCAGTACAGCATCCGGATCATCGCCGGTTTATACTTTCTGCTTGCTTTGGTGGCAAGTGGTATCATGTCTGTTCCCCGTGTACAATTGCGGACCAAAATGCATCACTCTAAAGCACGGGAGGACTGGGCATTTATCTTTATCGTCGTGACCATCGCCTTGTTTGGAGTGAGTCTTTGGTTTCCCTCCTGAGTAAATACCAAAAAGGTCAGGGAACCAGTTCAGGTGAACCTGACCTTTGATCAGTTTGGACAAGTATAAATTCCCAGGCACTTGGTGCCTCGCAATTATACCCTGCTTGCAGGAAAACAGAGGTGACGCAGATGCGTATTCTGGTAATTGGAAATGGAGGCAGGGAGCATGCATTGGTCTGGAAGTTGGCACAGAGTCCCCAGGTGACCGAAATATTTGCGGCACCGGGAAACGGCGGGATGAAAGGTTTAGCCTCATGTGTTCCTTGTTCCGCAACGGATGTGGAGGGGCTTCTTCGTTTGGCGGAAGAAAAGGCAATCGACCTGACTGTGATCGGCCCTGAAGCTTCTTTGCTGGCAGGTGTGGCGGATGCCTTTGAAGAACGGGGTTTGGCTGTATTCGGACCCAATAGGAAAGCAGCCCAGGTGGAGGGAAGCAAACGCTTTGCCAAAGAGTTAATGCAACGGTACAACATTCCCACCGGATCTTTTCAATCCTTTTCCGACAAAGGACAAGCCCTGACGTACATTCGTCGCCACAAAGCTCCCATGGTCATTAAAGCCGATGGTCTGGCTGCCGGCAAGGGAGTGATTGTAGCCCACACGACAGAGGAAGCGGAAAACGCTGTGAATACCATTCTGGATGGATCATTTGGGGAAGCAGGGAAGGAAATTTTGGTGGAGGAGTACTTAATGGGACAGGAGATATCTCTCATGGCTTTTGTCGATGGAGAGATTGTGGTGCCCATGGTACCGGCTCAGGATCATAAGCCGGTTTTTGACGGTGATCAAGGAGCCAATACTGGCGGGATGGGGGCATATTCCCCGGTTCCGCAAATTCCGGATACCGTCATTCAACAGGCCATCACCGATATTTTACAGCCGATGGCCAGGGGAATGGTTCAAGAAGGGTTGGATTATCGCGGAGTGCTGTATGCCGGATTGATGATTACCCAAGAAGGTCCCAAGGTTATCGAGTTTAATGCCCGCTTCGGTGATCCGGAAACACAGGTGATTCTCCCCCGGATGAAAACAGATCTGATAGAGATACTGACCAGGGTTTCCCAGGGTGATTTGGCAGAGGTTTCGATTCAATGGAGAGAAGAAGCCTGTGTCTCTGTTGTCATGGCGGTAAAGGGTTATCCCGGAGCCTATCAAGTCGGAGATCCACTGACTCTGCCTCCAGACGAAAGGGACCGAATTCTATTTCATGCCGGAACGCGGTATCATGCCGGGAAATGGGAGACTGCAGGCGGAAGGGTGTTAGGGGTTACAGCTTTGGGGACTGACTTGCAGACTGCCAGGCAAAAAGCATATCAAACCGTGGAAAAAGTAGGATTTCCCCAAGGGCATTATCGTAAGGACATCGGAGTAAAAGGTCTGATTTCAGATTAAGATCGAAATATCCTTCGAGGATGCTTTCAGAGATGCAACACTTCCAATGAACTAAAAAATAACCGACTCCGGTGGACAATGGAGTCGGTTATTTCATGGCAGTGTCTGCGAAACATCCTGGGAAATATAGGCGTTTAATGTTGTGGAACCAGCCGATATTTTTGATCACTTTGGCCCGATCACCAACAACTGTTTTGAGGAAGATAAGGGACGTTTTGCAAGCATGGCTTGAAATCAAGATCATGGAAGCAAGACCTAAACTCCTATTCTAAAAGTTTAGATGTACCTCTATTGTATATGTCCAAAGACCAATATAAAGAGTGGGCAATTGTCGAAAGTGGGGGTCCGTGGTATGATGTTAGCATGATCTTCTGACTGCGATGTATGCAGATAGAAAGAGTGATCCACATTAAAAAGCCACTGGTATTTTCCTTTTTATTGGTAGTCCGAAATGAAGAAGCTTATATAGAAAACTTATTGGAATCAATTTTGAATCAAGACTTTCCTCAACACAAATATGAAATCATTGTGGTAGATGGTGAATCCTCGGATCGGACACCGGATTTGATCCAACAAGCACAACAGAAATATCCCAATCGGATCCGATATCTGACGAACCCGGGGAAAACACTTCCTACAGGATGGAACATCGGGATTCAAAATTCCCGTGGTCAATATGTCATTCGTGTAGACGGTCACAGCCAGATTCCGAAGAACTTCTTGTCCAGCACATACCATGTTGCGGGAAAAGTACCGGAGGCGACAGCTGTGGGCGGTGTGGTGGAAACAGTGGGTACCGGCTTTTGGGGTGAAGTAAATGCGTATGTATATTCGCACCCCTTCGGTGTCGGAAACTCCAAGTTTAGAACCACCAAAGGGACATGGGAAGGGTTTGTAGATACGGCTCCGTATGCAGCATATAAGCGGGAGATCTTTGAACAGGTCGGCTTCTTTGATGAAGGTCTGCAACGAAATGAAGATCTGGAGATGCATGCCCGTATTCGAAAAAATGGCGGATCTTTCTTTTTATCCACCGCAATTCGTTCCACTTATTATGTACGAAATACACTTTCTGCTTTCATCAAAAAATCCTTTGACGATGGTAAATGGACGATGGTCGCCAGCAGGCGGGGTGCCGGTGTATTGAGGGGCCGTCACTTGATTCCTTTTACGGTGGTTTTGTCCAGTATACTTCTGACCATCGCTTCTTTCTTCAGTTCCATAGTGTTGGCTGCTTTCCTTGTACTGATCGGTGCTTATTGTTCTTTATTGATTGTATCTTCCTGGGGCATTATGAAACAAAAAGGCTGGAAATATTTCATGCCCAGTATGCTGTCCTTTGCCCTGTTACATTTTAGCCGGGGAGTTGGCTCAGCCGCTGGTCTCCTGAGCAAGCCGTACTGGAGGAATGACCGGGTCTATGAACAAGGATACGATAAAAAAGTTACCAACGTTGCCCGTTGATTCCCCCAAGATCCTGGAGCTTCGGTCTCTGTGTCAAAAGCCGCGGCAGTTTGAAGAGATCTGGTCCTGGTATGTGTTGCGCAGGTACTCTATCTATATTACCGCCTTATTGCGCAAAACCTTTGTTACTCCCAATCTCATCAGCTGGTTCAGTCTTCTTTTCTTCATATTGACCGGATGGTTGATGTTGCTGGGAGGACCATGGGGCTTTCTGGCGGCTGTAGTTGCTTACAATTTGGGTTATCTGTGTGACTGCCTGGACGGGGAATTGGCTCGTTTGAAGAAAGTGACCAGCTCGCAAGGTATATTTTTGGATACATTGATTCGGGCCATGAGTATCCCGATCTTTGCTTCTTTTGCTATGGTGCTGGTGCCTGTCAGCGGATGGGGGTATCTCTCCTTGGAAGCGGCGACTGGTATTTATATCATTACATTAATTGCCACGTTGGCTTTATTGGTTCCCCTTTCCTTCAACTATATCAAGTTGAAAGTGGATGAAAATGATCCTGTCAGCGAGATGAGGACGGCATCGTCCAAGATGGAATGGATTGCCTTTCTTACCGGTATGCCCGGCTTTTTTGCCTTTTTACCGGTGGCAGTCATCCTCGATGTTTGGACTCAACAGGCTGTCACGTCTGTTTTGATTGTTGGGTTTTTGTTCGTATTGACCTTAAAAACCCTGTTACGGTTGTATCTTACCATATCAAAACTAAATTAGATGACAATCGGATTACATTTATGTAAAGCGCATATTACAAAGCACAAGGAGTGTCTGATGATGAAAGTAGTTATTTTAGCAGCAGGGGTGGGCAGTCGCCTTCGACCTGAAACGGAAGATAAGCCTAAAGCCATGATCCGGGTGGGGGATAAGCCCTTGGTTCAATACCAAGTGGAAAGTGTCCGTAAAGCCGGGTTCCGGGATGAAGATATTTATATTCTAGGCGGATACAAAATGGAACGGATTCAGGAGCATTTCACCGGAACAGGGGTTCAGTTCATATACAATCCCCAATATGAAGCCATGAATAATATCTATTCCTTTTTACTGACCCAAGAGATCGGAGATGACTTGTTACTGATCAATTCCGATGACTTTTATGATGAGCGGATGATCTCCTTGCTTCTGGAAAATGAAGCCCGTACTTCTATTTTGGTGGATATGGAAAAAGAATTGACAGAGGAAGCCATGCGGGTGAAGTTGGACAGCGATCGAAACCTTTGCTACATCAATAAAAAAATGGGATTGAATGAAGCGGACGGTGAGTATATCGGAATTTCCAAACTGGCCAAGCCGGAGCTGGACGTTTTGTATAAAGCGGCGAAAACAATGATCGATAATGGCGACACTAACGCATGGTATGAAAATGTGTATGAAGCTTGTGCTTCTGATGTCAAGATTGTCGGTGTCAGTACAAAAGGTTATCCCTGGGTGGAAATTGATGATTTTAACGACCTGGAGACAGCCAAAAAACTGGCTGCTTCCGTTTTGTCCTGAAACAGGAGGCGAGCTAGATGGCAAAAAAAGTTCATATTCCCGTTCAATTGATCATTGAGCATGGGGCAATCCGTAATTTTGATCAAACAAAAGTGTATGAATGGCTGAAGGACAGCCGGGTTCTGTTGATCAGTGGAAGCGGAAAGACACGGACAGTGACGGAGAAGATCGAAAATGCCATCGGACAGCAGGCCTCCCGAATCGAGGTACTGTCTTGCCAGAATAATTCATTGGATACAATTAATGAATTGGAACGACAAGTGTTGGAGGATACCCCGGATATCATCATCGGCATCGGCGGAGGGAAAGCCCTGGATGTATCCAAAGTGGTGGGAACCCGGAGTAATATTCCGGTCATTTTGTTCCCCACGGCGATTTCCAGTGACGCTATCTGTTCTCCGGTGGCAGTGATCAAAATGTTAAATAAAAGTACCAGTATTGGCGTGAAAATGCCCCAGGCGGTAGTGATTGACCTGGATATTTTGGACTCCTGTCCTCCCCGATTGATGTCTGCCGGAATCGGTGATCTCCTGTCCAATAAAACAGCCTTGTTGGATTGGGAGCTGGCCCATCATGCCGGCAAGGAAGAGATGAACACCTTCTCCAATCTCATGGCGAATAATGCAGTGGAATCATTTATGAATGTCCTCAACCACCCCTCTCCGGATCGTTCCCAACTGATGAAAGGAGCGGCAGAGGCTCTGATCATGAGCGGGATCGCCATGTCCATAGCCGGCTCCAGTCGTCCCTGCAGCGGCTCGGAACATTTGATCAGTCATGCCCTGGACTATCACTGTGGCGCCAAGGCTCTTCACGGGGAACAGGTGGCGATTGGGGTGCTGGTTGCCCAGCATTTACAAGGAAAGAAACAAGAAGTGGAAAGCCTTCTTCCCTATTATGAAAAGCTGGGGTTACCCACACACTATGAAGATCTGGGCTATACCAGGGAGGAAATGCACAGGGCAATTCGTCAAGCACCAACGATGCGTAGCCGGTACACCATTTTGAATGAGTTTACTCTAACGGATGATGAGATTGAACAAATTCTGGATGAAGTGTACCCCCAAGAAGCCAAAAATCGTTATCGCTTAACCGTCGGATAAGGAGCAATCCCTTATGTTAGCTGAACTCATGAAATATAAAGAGCTGCTGTATTTTCTCGTTCACAAAGAAGTGCGGATTCGGTACCGCAACTCACTGTTTGGCTTCTTCTGGACCTTACTGGAACCTCTGGGTTTGATGCTGATTTACACAGTTGTTTTTGTTTACATTGTGACGATCGGCAAGGGAGTGGACAACTACCCGTTATATGTATTGTCCGGACTGATTCCATGGACCTTTTTTAATAACTCCATGAAAAAAGGAACCAAAGCCCTGACTGGAAACTCTTCCTTGATCAAAAAGGTTTATTTCCCCAGAGAAATCTTCCCGTTAACCATGTTGCTGTCTAACTTGGTCAACTTCGTCCCTGCTTTTCTATTGGTGTTTGGATTGGCCTTGTTCCTCAATCATCCGATTGATTGGGTGATGGCTGCCTGGTTACCGGGGATCGTTCTGTTGCAATCGATGTTTATTATGGCCATGACTTTTTTGGTATCCGTGTTAAATGTCTTCTATCGGGATGTGGAGTTTATCAGCAATCTGTTATTACGGGCCTGGATGTATATGTGTCCGATCATCTATCCATTGACGATGGTGACAAACAACGAATCAAAGTTGATCCAGGGGTATGCTGACTTGTACTTCCTCAATCCGATGGCTGTTCTTTTGTCCTTGTACCATCAGATTTTTTATCCGGATCAGGGGATCACATCTCCGGGTCCCGTTATATATGTGATCGTGGTAACTGTTGTACTGTTCCTGGTTGCATGGTTTATCTTTAAGCGTTTAAACCGCCGTGTAGGGGAAGTGATCTGACGATGGAAGCGATTGTCGTCAAGAACTTGACCAAGCATTTTCGAAAAGCCTATGACAAAACACTTAAAGGCTTCCTCATCTCCTTTGCGAAAAATGAAAAACGTTATGAGGAGTTTGTAGCCCTAAACGATGTATCCTTTACGATTCAAAAGGGAGAATCCTACGCCATCATTGGAAAGAATGGAGCGGGGAAAAGTACATTGTTTAAAGTGTTGTCGGGTATTATCTCTCCGGATAACGGCAGTGTTCAAATCAACGGAAAGGTGGCTCCTCTGATTGAATTGGGGGCCGGCCTTTCCCGGGATTTGACCGGAAGGGAGAATATCCGTCTCAATTGTGCTATTTTTGGTTTGAGCAGGGAACGTATTCAGGAGGTCTATCCCAAGATTGTGGAGTTTTCCGAGCTGGGGGATTTTATCAATACACCGGTTAAATTTTATTCTTCCGGAATGAAAGCACGCCTGGGCTTTTCCATCGCCATTCACATTGATGCAGATATCATTTTGATTGATGAAGTGCTGGCAGTGGGAGATAAGGACTTCAAGAAGAAGTGTTATGCAAAGATGGGAGAGCTGCGGGAGGAAGGAAAAACACTGGTTATTGTATCCCACAGCTTAAAGCCGCTTCGGAAGATATGTGACCGAGCCTTAATTCTGGAAAAGGGCCGGGTTATAAATACCGGCAGTATCAACGATATGCTGGATCAGTATGAACAGGAAAAACCGAAGAAAAAGAAAAAGCCGAAAGGAGCGTGACCTTGGTTGAGTGGGGAAAGACAGAGGTTTACACTGGAAGAAGTTCGAGAGACATTTAAGAAAAAAGATGCTTGGTGGACTGTACTACTCGTTGATCCGATTGCTGCCCGCTTGATTCTGCCGACAGCGAACTATACCAACATTACACCAAACCAACTCTCGATCTTCTCCTTCATTCTTGGCATGACAGCCGCATACTGTTTTTACCTTGGAGACTATATAGCTCTGGTGATCGGGGCGCTCCTGTACCACTTGAGCTTTATTATTGACTGTATGGATGGTAAAATTGCCCGCTTAAAAGGAAATGGATCCACATTTGGGATGTTATTGGATATTACATTGGATCATATCCGGGTAATGATATGTGGAGCAGCTTTGTTATACAGTCAGTATCAAATATATGGAGATATCGCGTACCTCTATTTAGGGTTTTTATTCCTGGCGGCATATTGTGCCCGACACATCAATGCTCTGCAATTGTATAAGCTGCGTCGGG is part of the Kroppenstedtia pulmonis genome and harbors:
- the purM gene encoding phosphoribosylformylglycinamidine cyclo-ligase is translated as MSEAYRNAGVDIDAGNEAVERMKQHVRGTRRPEVMGGIGGFGGMFALSSYDNPVLVAATDGVGTKLKLAFALDRHDTIGIDCVAMCVNDLVVQGAEPLFFLDYIATGKLNPDQVEAVVKGIAAGCRQAGCALIGGETAEMPGMYPVGEYDVAGFGVGAVERDQVITGERIQPGDVIIGLASNGLHSNGYSLVRHVLVDGQEERLSQQVPWGPFTWGDVLLAPTRIYVPTYRALMHHFDVKGGAHITGGGLVENVPRMLPEGCQVELDLDSWPVPELFRHLGEMGQLTDEDLFRTFNMGIGMTLYLPPEQAEAAAELAEEMGEKAYLIGRVVEGKGDLVWRRKGS
- the purN gene encoding phosphoribosylglycinamide formyltransferase — translated: MSIAVFASGDGSNFEALVERSRNLQWPQSITLLVTDKADAGALDRARKLGISAVTIRPQDYESKEAYESVLLSLLRENGIEWILLAGFMRILGPVLLKAYPWRILNVHPSLLPAFRGKNALEQALAYGVRWSGVTVHWVDEGVDTGPIIDQKPILVEPNDTVETLQRKAQFVEHNLYPAVVYKLLTGKIQPPQGTPAD
- the purH gene encoding bifunctional phosphoribosylaminoimidazolecarboxamide formyltransferase/IMP cyclohydrolase — translated: MNRIRRALISVSDKSGILELARQLSKQGVEIVSTGGTRRKLTEGGVPVIGVSELTGFPEILDGRVKTLHPRVHAGLLAQRDSEDHTRQLQEHQISLFDLVVVNLYPFEQTVTKGNVTMEEAVENIDIGGPSMVRAAAKNHRYVTVLVDPRDYADVMKQAETGGVTAETRRKLAAKAFRHTAAYDTWIARYLSEQTGEEYPEKLTVTYEKVQDLRYGENPHQTAAFYRQPQDNQVSVATAKQLHGKELSYNNIHDANAALEILAEFDEPAAVAVKHVNPCGVGVGKDSAEAFRKAHDADPVSIFGGIVAFNQIVDRDTALQLKEIFLEIVLAPAFSDEALDILKEKKNIRLLQTRTGNKDENHDWKLLTVQGGLLVQTRDRKQTVREECEVVTRRKPSEAEWAELLFAWKVVKHVKSNGIVLARDGCTVGVGAGQMNRVGSARIAIQQAGNQADGSVLSSDAFFPMKDTVEEAAKAGITAIIQPGGSVRDQESIEEADRYGIAMVFTGIRHFKH
- the purD gene encoding phosphoribosylamine--glycine ligase, which codes for MRILVIGNGGREHALVWKLAQSPQVTEIFAAPGNGGMKGLASCVPCSATDVEGLLRLAEEKAIDLTVIGPEASLLAGVADAFEERGLAVFGPNRKAAQVEGSKRFAKELMQRYNIPTGSFQSFSDKGQALTYIRRHKAPMVIKADGLAAGKGVIVAHTTEEAENAVNTILDGSFGEAGKEILVEEYLMGQEISLMAFVDGEIVVPMVPAQDHKPVFDGDQGANTGGMGAYSPVPQIPDTVIQQAITDILQPMARGMVQEGLDYRGVLYAGLMITQEGPKVIEFNARFGDPETQVILPRMKTDLIEILTRVSQGDLAEVSIQWREEACVSVVMAVKGYPGAYQVGDPLTLPPDERDRILFHAGTRYHAGKWETAGGRVLGVTALGTDLQTARQKAYQTVEKVGFPQGHYRKDIGVKGLISD
- a CDS encoding glycosyltransferase family 2 protein, whose translation is MIHIKKPLVFSFLLVVRNEEAYIENLLESILNQDFPQHKYEIIVVDGESSDRTPDLIQQAQQKYPNRIRYLTNPGKTLPTGWNIGIQNSRGQYVIRVDGHSQIPKNFLSSTYHVAGKVPEATAVGGVVETVGTGFWGEVNAYVYSHPFGVGNSKFRTTKGTWEGFVDTAPYAAYKREIFEQVGFFDEGLQRNEDLEMHARIRKNGGSFFLSTAIRSTYYVRNTLSAFIKKSFDDGKWTMVASRRGAGVLRGRHLIPFTVVLSSILLTIASFFSSIVLAAFLVLIGAYCSLLIVSSWGIMKQKGWKYFMPSMLSFALLHFSRGVGSAAGLLSKPYWRNDRVYEQGYDKKVTNVAR
- a CDS encoding CDP-alcohol phosphatidyltransferase family protein, whose protein sequence is MNKDTIKKLPTLPVDSPKILELRSLCQKPRQFEEIWSWYVLRRYSIYITALLRKTFVTPNLISWFSLLFFILTGWLMLLGGPWGFLAAVVAYNLGYLCDCLDGELARLKKVTSSQGIFLDTLIRAMSIPIFASFAMVLVPVSGWGYLSLEAATGIYIITLIATLALLVPLSFNYIKLKVDENDPVSEMRTASSKMEWIAFLTGMPGFFAFLPVAVILDVWTQQAVTSVLIVGFLFVLTLKTLLRLYLTISKLN
- a CDS encoding NTP transferase domain-containing protein codes for the protein MKVVILAAGVGSRLRPETEDKPKAMIRVGDKPLVQYQVESVRKAGFRDEDIYILGGYKMERIQEHFTGTGVQFIYNPQYEAMNNIYSFLLTQEIGDDLLLINSDDFYDERMISLLLENEARTSILVDMEKELTEEAMRVKLDSDRNLCYINKKMGLNEADGEYIGISKLAKPELDVLYKAAKTMIDNGDTNAWYENVYEACASDVKIVGVSTKGYPWVEIDDFNDLETAKKLAASVLS
- a CDS encoding iron-containing alcohol dehydrogenase family protein; the protein is MAKKVHIPVQLIIEHGAIRNFDQTKVYEWLKDSRVLLISGSGKTRTVTEKIENAIGQQASRIEVLSCQNNSLDTINELERQVLEDTPDIIIGIGGGKALDVSKVVGTRSNIPVILFPTAISSDAICSPVAVIKMLNKSTSIGVKMPQAVVIDLDILDSCPPRLMSAGIGDLLSNKTALLDWELAHHAGKEEMNTFSNLMANNAVESFMNVLNHPSPDRSQLMKGAAEALIMSGIAMSIAGSSRPCSGSEHLISHALDYHCGAKALHGEQVAIGVLVAQHLQGKKQEVESLLPYYEKLGLPTHYEDLGYTREEMHRAIRQAPTMRSRYTILNEFTLTDDEIEQILDEVYPQEAKNRYRLTVG
- a CDS encoding ABC transporter permease, with the translated sequence MLAELMKYKELLYFLVHKEVRIRYRNSLFGFFWTLLEPLGLMLIYTVVFVYIVTIGKGVDNYPLYVLSGLIPWTFFNNSMKKGTKALTGNSSLIKKVYFPREIFPLTMLLSNLVNFVPAFLLVFGLALFLNHPIDWVMAAWLPGIVLLQSMFIMAMTFLVSVLNVFYRDVEFISNLLLRAWMYMCPIIYPLTMVTNNESKLIQGYADLYFLNPMAVLLSLYHQIFYPDQGITSPGPVIYVIVVTVVLFLVAWFIFKRLNRRVGEVI
- a CDS encoding ABC transporter ATP-binding protein codes for the protein MEAIVVKNLTKHFRKAYDKTLKGFLISFAKNEKRYEEFVALNDVSFTIQKGESYAIIGKNGAGKSTLFKVLSGIISPDNGSVQINGKVAPLIELGAGLSRDLTGRENIRLNCAIFGLSRERIQEVYPKIVEFSELGDFINTPVKFYSSGMKARLGFSIAIHIDADIILIDEVLAVGDKDFKKKCYAKMGELREEGKTLVIVSHSLKPLRKICDRALILEKGRVINTGSINDMLDQYEQEKPKKKKKPKGA